In Streptacidiphilus sp. P02-A3a, the DNA window CGCCCGCGGTGGTCAAGGCCCTGGACGCGCACGCCAAGGGCACCCGCCGGCTCGACCTGCTGGTGCTGGACGGCGAGGCCACCCCGGTCGGCGGGATGGGCCTGTGCCGCCAGCTCAAGGACGAGATCTACGGCTGCCCGCCGGTGCTGGTGCTGATCGGCCGCCCGCAGGACTCCTGGCTCGCGGTCTGGAGCCGCGCGGACGCCGCCATCGCCGCCCCGGTCGACCCGGCCGCGCTGGCCGAGACCGCGAGCGCGCTGCTGCGTACCGATCACCGGCATCTCGTCGGCTGAGATCCCGGTATCACCGGGCACCCCAGTCGCTAGGCTTGGCCTCTCCCCATATATGCGAGACGAGTGAGAGGCCACGGCCATGGTGAACGCGCATCCTGCGGACGGCGGAGTCGACCGTGTGCGGGCCCGTTCCTGGCCGGACGTCCTCGGGCCGCTGATCGCCGGTTCCGACCTCAGCTCGGCGGACACCGCCTGGGCGATGGACCGGATGATGAGCGGCGAGGCCACCGCGGCGCAGATGGCCGGGTTCGCCGTGGCGATGCGGGCCAAGGGCGAGACCGTGGCGGAGATGGTCGGCCTGGTCGACGCCATGTACGCGCACGCCACGGTGATCGAGGTGCCGGGGCGCGCGGTCGACATCGTCGGCACCGGCGGCGACCGGGCGAAGACCGTGAACATCTCCACCATGTCGGCGATCGTCGCGGCCGGTGCGGGCGCCCGGGTGGTCAAGCACGGCAACCGGGCCGCCTCCTCCGCGAGCGGGGCCACCGACGTGCTGGAGCAGCTGGGGATCAACCTGAAGCTGACACCGCAGCGGGTCGCCGAGGTCGCCGCCGAGGTGGGCATCAGCTACTGCCCGGCGCCGGTGTTCCACCCGGCGATGCGGCACGTCGGCTCGGCCCGGGCGGAGCTGGGCGTGCCCACCTTCTTCAACCTGCTGGGCCCGCTCACCAACCCGGCCCGGGTCGGCGCCAACGCGGTCGGCTGCTTCGACACCCGGATGGCCGGACTGCTGGCCGGGGTGCTCGCCGAGCGGGGTTCCTCCGCACTGGTGTTCCGGGGGGATGACGGCCTCGACGAGTTGACGGTGACCGGTACCTCCACGGTCTGGCAGGTGCGGGACGGCGCGGTCGAGCGGGTCACCTTCGACCCGCACGACGTCGGCATCGACTACGTCGGGATCGAGGCGCTGCGCGGCGGCGACGCCGACCACAACGCGGGGGTGGCCCGCCGGGTGCTGGCGGGCGAGCACGGGCCGGTCCGGGACGCGGTGCTGCTCAACTCCGCCTCGGCGCTGGTCGCGCTGGACCAGACCGACGCGCCGCTGGTCGAGCAGCTGCGGGCGGCGATGAAGCAGACCGCCGAGTCGATCGACTCGGGCGCGGCGGAGCGGGTGCTGGCGCGCTGGTCGGCGGCCACCCAGGCGGGTTGAGCCGGGCGTTGGCGTCTCGGATGGCGGACGGGGTTCGCCCGGCGGACGGGCCCTCTGGCATACTCAGGGACAGGTCACGAGTGACAGCACGCGGTGGTGACCACCGCATCGGCCCTGGCTAGCTGTCCGGCAACCCTCCGTCCGTGGCGGGGTGCTTCCAGGTGACGACCGGGCCCTGGGGTGACCCGCCGCAGGGCAAGCGCGGATCCCCTCATGTTCGGCGTATGCCAGGGATCCACTGGATGCCCTGGAGGGGTAGTCATGTCCTCGTACCCGAACACCGCCGACGCCGCCGCGCAGACCCTCGACGACGCCCCCTGCCAGCCGTTGGCCGTGCTCGGGCGCGAGGTCGAGGTCCCGCTGGTCAGCGGCGAGAAGGTGGTCTACGCCGCGCTCGACTACGCCGCCAGCGCCCCCGCGTTGCAGCGGGTCTGGGACGACGTCGCCGCCTACGCCCCCTACTACGGCAGCGTGCACCGGGGCGCCGGCTACCTCTCGCAGCTGTCCACCGACCTGTTCGAGCAGAGCCGGGCCACCGTCGCCGACTTCCTCGACCTGCGCGAGGACGACCAGGTGGTGTTCACCCGGGCCACCACCGACTCGCTGAACCTGCTGGCCGGAGCGGTGCCCGCGGACACCCGGGTGTACGCCTTCGAGACCGAGCACCACGCCTCGCTGCTGCCCTGGCGCGGACGCGGCCTGGACGTCCACTACCTGCGCGCGCCGCGCTCCCCGGAGCAGGCGGTGGCCGCGCTGGAGGCCGCGCTGGCCGAGAGCGGGCAGGGCCCCAAGCTGGTCTGCGTCACCGGCGCCTCCAACGTCACCGGGGAGATCTGGCCGGTCCGGGAGCTGGCCGAGACCGCGCACCGGCACGGCGCGCGGATCGTGCTGGACGCCGCCCAGCTCGCGCCGCACCACCCGGTCTCGGTGCGGGAGCTGGACGTCGACTGGGTCGCCTTCTCCGGCCACAAGCTCTACGCCCCCTTCGGCGCGGGCGTGCTCGCCGGGCGCGGCGACTGGCTGGACGCCGCCGAGCCCTACCTGGCGGGCGGCGGCGCCAGCCGCACCGTGGCCAGGGAGGCGGACGGCTCGGTCGCCGTCGAGTGGCACCGGGGCCCGGCCCGGCACGAGGCCGGATCGCCGAACGTGATCGGCGCCTACGCCATCGCCTCGGCCTGCCGGGCGCTGCGGGAGGCGGGCTTCGACTCGCTGGTGGCCCGCGAGCGGCAGCTGATCGCCCGGCTGCGGGCCGGCCTGGCCGCGATCCCCGAGGTCCGGGTGCTGACCCTGTTCGGCGAGGACCACCCGCGGGTGGGCGTGCTCTCCTTCGTGGTGCGCGGCTGGAACAGCTCGCACTTCTCCGCCGCGCTCTCCGCCGAGTACGGCATCGGTGTCCGCGACGGCCTGTTCTGCGCGCACCCGCTGGTGCGGACGCTGCTCGGCGGCGAGCAGAGCGAGCCCTCCGAGTGCGGCGCGCCCGAGGCCTCGCTGCCGGGGGAGCGCAGCCTGAACGCGATCCGGGTGAGCTTCGGCGCGGGCACCCCGGACGAGCACGTGGACCGCTTCGTCGCGGCCGTGCGCGAGCTGGTCACCCAGGGCGCGCAGTGGGCCTACCGCACCGAGGGCGGCCGCTGCGTGCCGGACACCCGGCGCTGACGCGCCGCCGCCCGGCGGGTCGGTCGGGGGGCTAGTCCAGGCCGATGGCGAAGGCCGCGTCCAGGTCGTGCCGGGAGTACGTGCGGAAGGCGATGTGGGTCTCCGTCGCCTCCACCCCGGGCACCTTGTTGACCTGGCCGGGGATGACGTCGGCCAGCTCCTCGTGCTCCTTCACCCGGACCAGCGCCACCAGGTCGTAGGTGCCGGTGACCGAGTACACCTCGCTGACGCCGTTCAGCGCGGCGATCGTCTCGGCGATCTCGGGGATCCGGTTGACACTGGCCTTGATGAGCACGATCGCGGTGATCACTGGGTTGTCTCCTGGGAGGGTGGTCGGACGCTCGGGCCAGCGTAGCCGGGCCCGCGTCCCCGGCAGTAGAGCAGCCAGGCGAAGAGGAAGCCGCCGGTGAAGCCGATCAGGTGGGCCGCGTAGGCCACGTCGGGTGCGGCGGCGGAGCTGTCCCGGACCGACACCGCCTGGATCACGAACCACAGGCCGAGCACGATCCAGGCCGGGAAGCGCAGCGGCAGGAACAGCAGCATCGGGACCACGCTGGTCACCCGGGCCCGGGGGTACAGCCGCAGGTACGCCCCGAGCACCCCGGCGATCGCCCCGGACGCCCCCACCAGCGCCTGCCCGCCGCCCGCGCCGCGCCACTCGGTCAGCGCGTAGCCGTACGTCGCCAGGTAGCCGACGGCCACATAGAAGAGGAGGTAGGGCAGCCGTCCCAGGCGCTGCTCGACCATCGCGCCGAAGACGTACAGGAACACCATGTTGCCCAGCAGGTGCACCCAGCTCGCGTGCACGAACATGGCGCTGAGCACCGACAGCGCCGGGACCCCGGGGAACTCGCCCGGCCCGGCCCGGTTGTCCAGCAGCTCCCGGGGGACGACGCCCCAGCGCAGGAAGTACGCCTGCTCCACCGCCGCGTGGTGCGCGCCGCCCGCGTACAGCGGGTCGAGCCCGGAGGCGGGGCCGACCAGGAACACCACCGTGTTCAGTCCGATCAGCAGGTAGGTCACCACCGGCAGGCAGGTCAGCACCGGCAGGAAGCGGAGCGGGCTCGCGGCACGTACCGGGGTCACCATGTACCAAGCATTCCTTGACCGGACAAAAACGACATCGCTGGGCTGGGACGTGTGGGGGACAGTGCCCTGGTACGACGGGTAGGCCATAGGGTTCTCGGGTAGCCGCATCCGGGATGCCCGGTTGCTCCGCGTACCGAGAGGACACCCCATGACCGTCCCCCTGCCCACCGAGGGGACCCGCTGGCGCTGCACCCTGTGCGGCAACCTGACCCGCTTCGACGTGACCCGCTCCTCGCGGGTGGTCGAGTTCGTCCACCTGGACCTGGCGGGGGAGCCCCGGGTCGAGGAGCGCCAGGTGCTGAGCGAGAGCGTCGAGTCGGTCTCCTGCCGCTGGTGCGGCGCGGTGGACCAGGTGGAGCTGGTGGACCGGCCCGGCGCGGAGGCGGAGGCGGCGGCGCAGGCCGCGCGGGCCGCGGAGGCGGGCGGGTCCGCGGGGTAACCCTGGGCTTCGAGCTGTGGCGGAGTGACGAGTGGGGGGCTGGACGGGCGAGAATGGTTACCGGGCGGACGCTGCCCGGGGACCGGATCGGAGTACTGGACGTGGTGGAGAGAGACGGGGCGGATACCGCGGTGGGCCCTGGCGGGCCCGGCGACGCGGTCCCGCACCCTGCCATGCCCGCCGACGCCCGGCCCGGCCCCGACGCTGAAGCCGACGCGGAAGCGGAGGCCGACGCCGACGCCGACGCGGAGGCCGATGCGGACGCCGCCGCGGAGCAGTTGGACCGGCCGTTGCCGGAGGGGGTGCGGCGGCGGGTGGTGGGGATCGCCGCTGACGCGCTGGCGACCGTTCCGGCCGCCGAGCTGCCGGCGCGGCTGCGCCCGTACGCCAAGTTCACCCCGGTCCAGCGGGCCCGGCGCGGGGCCACCGCCATCGCCGCCGCGCTGGAGGCGGACCCGCAGTTCCGGCTGCGGATAGCGGACCGGGTCCGGCAGGGGCAGCCGGACCTGGTCAGCGTGCTGGAGTCCGGGGTGCTCCCGGCCGCGGTGGACCCGCTGGACGTCGCCGCCGTGGCGTACCTGCTGCGCCCGTCCGGCTGGAGCAAGCTGGTCGGCGAGGCCGGGGAGGAGGCGGAGCGGGCCGAGTCGGAGGGGGCCGCCGCCGAGTCCGCGCGGCTGGTGGAGAAGCTCCAGGTG includes these proteins:
- a CDS encoding response regulator transcription factor → MRTMALNVLVYSDDRNTREQVRLALGRRPAADLDELRYLECATSPAVVKALDAHAKGTRRLDLLVLDGEATPVGGMGLCRQLKDEIYGCPPVLVLIGRPQDSWLAVWSRADAAIAAPVDPAALAETASALLRTDHRHLVG
- the trpD gene encoding anthranilate phosphoribosyltransferase; translated protein: MVNAHPADGGVDRVRARSWPDVLGPLIAGSDLSSADTAWAMDRMMSGEATAAQMAGFAVAMRAKGETVAEMVGLVDAMYAHATVIEVPGRAVDIVGTGGDRAKTVNISTMSAIVAAGAGARVVKHGNRAASSASGATDVLEQLGINLKLTPQRVAEVAAEVGISYCPAPVFHPAMRHVGSARAELGVPTFFNLLGPLTNPARVGANAVGCFDTRMAGLLAGVLAERGSSALVFRGDDGLDELTVTGTSTVWQVRDGAVERVTFDPHDVGIDYVGIEALRGGDADHNAGVARRVLAGEHGPVRDAVLLNSASALVALDQTDAPLVEQLRAAMKQTAESIDSGAAERVLARWSAATQAG
- a CDS encoding aminotransferase class V-fold PLP-dependent enzyme — translated: MSSYPNTADAAAQTLDDAPCQPLAVLGREVEVPLVSGEKVVYAALDYAASAPALQRVWDDVAAYAPYYGSVHRGAGYLSQLSTDLFEQSRATVADFLDLREDDQVVFTRATTDSLNLLAGAVPADTRVYAFETEHHASLLPWRGRGLDVHYLRAPRSPEQAVAALEAALAESGQGPKLVCVTGASNVTGEIWPVRELAETAHRHGARIVLDAAQLAPHHPVSVRELDVDWVAFSGHKLYAPFGAGVLAGRGDWLDAAEPYLAGGGASRTVAREADGSVAVEWHRGPARHEAGSPNVIGAYAIASACRALREAGFDSLVARERQLIARLRAGLAAIPEVRVLTLFGEDHPRVGVLSFVVRGWNSSHFSAALSAEYGIGVRDGLFCAHPLVRTLLGGEQSEPSECGAPEASLPGERSLNAIRVSFGAGTPDEHVDRFVAAVRELVTQGAQWAYRTEGGRCVPDTRR
- a CDS encoding Lrp/AsnC family transcriptional regulator; this encodes MITAIVLIKASVNRIPEIAETIAALNGVSEVYSVTGTYDLVALVRVKEHEELADVIPGQVNKVPGVEATETHIAFRTYSRHDLDAAFAIGLD
- a CDS encoding rhomboid family intramembrane serine protease, translating into MVTPVRAASPLRFLPVLTCLPVVTYLLIGLNTVVFLVGPASGLDPLYAGGAHHAAVEQAYFLRWGVVPRELLDNRAGPGEFPGVPALSVLSAMFVHASWVHLLGNMVFLYVFGAMVEQRLGRLPYLLFYVAVGYLATYGYALTEWRGAGGGQALVGASGAIAGVLGAYLRLYPRARVTSVVPMLLFLPLRFPAWIVLGLWFVIQAVSVRDSSAAAPDVAYAAHLIGFTGGFLFAWLLYCRGRGPGYAGPSVRPPSQETTQ